From a single Candidatus Edwardsbacteria bacterium genomic region:
- a CDS encoding tyrosine-type recombinase/integrase, whose amino-acid sequence MRIYQRKKVWYIDYIFQGRRFRKRIGSSKRVAELTLKDIELKIARKEHLGIQETNKILFEKYSEEYLKYAKINKSEKSYTLNITNIKALNLFFKGKYLTDIKPQDIESYKEERSKNLKPASVNRDLACLRHMLNKAIQWGYLLSNPMKGIKLLKEPPGRLRFLSEEEIKRLLQELPAGSKLIILVAMYTGMRRSEILNLNWSNVDLKNRILVVEKTKTNERRIIPINDSLFSQLQELSAKKKSEVVFAECRINLRRNFTDALKRANVRDFRFHDLRHTFASYLVMSGASIKVVQQLLGHKDLKMTMRYSHLSNEHLQEAVGKLNYLKPEKPKPQTIRETRGQCKSVMQWF is encoded by the coding sequence ATGCGAATATATCAAAGAAAGAAAGTATGGTATATCGACTATATTTTCCAGGGCAGACGATTCAGAAAACGGATCGGATCCTCAAAAAGAGTTGCCGAACTAACCCTGAAAGATATTGAACTCAAGATTGCAAGAAAAGAACATTTGGGAATTCAAGAAACAAATAAAATTCTTTTTGAAAAATATTCTGAGGAATATTTGAAGTATGCAAAAATAAATAAATCAGAGAAATCGTATACTTTAAACATCACTAATATTAAAGCGTTGAATTTATTCTTCAAGGGCAAATACCTTACAGATATCAAACCCCAGGATATTGAATCTTATAAGGAGGAGCGTAGCAAGAATTTAAAACCAGCTAGTGTTAACCGCGACCTTGCCTGCTTGCGACATATGTTAAATAAGGCCATACAATGGGGTTATTTATTGTCAAATCCGATGAAAGGCATTAAGCTGTTAAAGGAGCCCCCAGGGAGATTGCGTTTCTTGTCCGAGGAGGAAATCAAAAGGTTACTACAAGAGTTGCCAGCAGGATCCAAACTTATCATACTGGTCGCGATGTACACCGGGATGAGGAGATCTGAAATCCTCAATCTCAATTGGAGCAATGTGGATTTGAAGAACAGGATCCTTGTCGTCGAGAAAACCAAGACCAATGAGCGGAGAATCATCCCAATCAACGACAGTTTGTTTTCTCAGTTACAGGAATTATCCGCAAAGAAAAAGAGCGAAGTGGTGTTTGCCGAATGCAGAATTAATTTGCGAAGGAACTTCACGGATGCATTGAAAAGGGCAAACGTTAGGGATTTCAGATTTCACGACCTGCGCCATACCTTTGCATCTTATCTTGTGATGAGCGGTGCTAGCATAAAAGTGGTACAGCAGCTTCTTGGCCATAAAGATTTAAAAATGACGATGAGGTATTCGCATCTTTCAAATGAACACCTCCAGGAAGCTGTCGGAAAGTTAAATTACCTTAAACCAGAGAAACCAAAGCCACAAACAATAAGGGAAACCAGGGGACAATGCAAGTCAGTCATGCAATGGTTCTGA
- the larA gene encoding nickel-dependent lactate racemase, which yields MPEKNILETLSVSGGDAIGDVPSALDKAMMGPIGSPPLSELLKKVKPKNPLIIASDHTRVVPYYPLILDRLMGEFQKAGIDPNQVGLLIACGNHRAPSCEEREAMYGPKAFDQLNLYAHNCDQNCIALSRLTNGHEAEVNQRLLKSDFIIATGKITPHYLAGYSGGRKAVMPGCASRSSIAANHAMIVQRKNGPGHLDGNPIHLEMAEVASLVNIDFLINVVPTPDDKIAGLFAGHWQKAWESGVKLCRKVWSAEYEGLADCIIASAGGYPLDINLYQMQRLLNNLECAIKPGGTIVLIGQCREGIGQDEFGHGMERYSIKEILSTPEENMPAEAHRAYATALVMDKCEVLLISSIEKFKAEEIKFKFMPDCSSALDYLKRKHGTDYKCYVVPQANSIMLEKRQL from the coding sequence ATGCCGGAAAAGAACATACTTGAAACCCTTTCGGTTTCAGGGGGTGATGCTATTGGTGACGTTCCCTCTGCCCTGGACAAGGCCATGATGGGACCCATTGGATCGCCTCCGCTTTCGGAACTTTTAAAAAAAGTCAAACCTAAAAATCCCCTGATCATCGCCAGCGACCATACTAGGGTGGTCCCCTATTATCCTTTGATCCTGGATCGGCTGATGGGCGAGTTCCAAAAAGCCGGGATCGACCCAAATCAGGTCGGCCTTCTTATCGCCTGCGGAAATCACCGGGCACCCAGCTGCGAGGAACGGGAGGCCATGTATGGCCCCAAGGCCTTTGACCAGCTGAACCTGTATGCCCACAACTGCGACCAAAACTGCATCGCCCTAAGCCGGCTGACAAACGGCCATGAGGCGGAAGTGAATCAACGGCTGCTGAAGAGCGATTTCATCATCGCCACCGGTAAGATCACCCCGCATTACCTGGCGGGTTATTCCGGCGGCAGAAAGGCGGTGATGCCGGGCTGTGCCTCAAGAAGCTCCATTGCGGCCAACCATGCCATGATTGTGCAACGAAAGAACGGACCGGGACATCTGGACGGAAATCCCATTCATCTGGAGATGGCCGAAGTCGCTTCGCTGGTAAACATTGATTTCTTGATCAACGTGGTTCCCACCCCGGACGATAAAATCGCTGGCCTGTTCGCCGGGCACTGGCAGAAAGCTTGGGAATCGGGGGTCAAGCTATGCCGCAAAGTTTGGTCGGCTGAATATGAGGGGTTGGCGGACTGCATCATCGCCTCGGCCGGGGGATATCCGCTGGACATCAACCTCTACCAGATGCAGAGGTTGCTTAATAACCTGGAATGCGCGATAAAACCGGGCGGGACCATAGTGCTGATCGGCCAGTGCCGGGAGGGGATAGGGCAGGATGAGTTCGGCCACGGGATGGAGCGGTATTCAATAAAAGAAATATTATCTACCCCCGAAGAGAATATGCCCGCCGAGGCCCACCGGGCCTATGCTACGGCCTTGGTGATGGACAAGTGCGAGGTCCTGCTGATAAGCAGTATCGAGAAATTTAAAGCCGAAGAAATAAAATTTAAATTCATGCCCGACTGCTCAAGCGCATTAGACTACCTGAAGCGTAAGCACGGGACAGATTATAAATGCTATGTGGTGCCGCAGGCCAATTCCATTATGCTGGAGAAGCGACAATTATAA
- a CDS encoding helix-turn-helix domain-containing protein → MSRLIDINTLAEKLCVKPMTIYSWIHEGLIPHFKLGRLVRFDEELIEDWLKKRKVSGRSQRALDVKL, encoded by the coding sequence ATGAGCCGCCTTATCGACATAAATACACTTGCTGAAAAGCTGTGTGTGAAGCCCATGACTATCTATAGCTGGATACATGAAGGCCTTATCCCCCATTTTAAGCTTGGGCGACTAGTAAGGTTCGACGAGGAGTTGATAGAGGATTGGCTTAAAAAAAGAAAGGTAAGCGGAAGGAGCCAACGTGCTCTTGATGTAAAACTATAA
- a CDS encoding 4Fe-4S cluster-binding domain-containing protein has protein sequence MKQRVFIDGGKIKIYPPIIEVVKPLMRQLGQKIHIESIRHPSFYVPLFQKARKFLVGVSLDQVKKMTMEQLWQIHDSGKYYNHGISILDLKIEICKRFYENCELCGHLCKVNRYQGKGKCGVGVETYYDYWGSLIGEESVINPAAGIALWGCTWNCSFCHASDYLNINNGRKEGKLMGPEIWKEIDYRNCQTIEFNAAGDPTPHLLSILSVLNQAPGSMNHPIVWSSNSYATQSVWKLLDGIADVFLVDVKFGNDSCAHSLAGCLNHNYFTKETLECLDKLPGKKIIRWLLLPGHVDCCGQEIVKMLSSHDFYVSLLDDFQDDHKMVFKRKNTEDEISRAKDLIKRYGLKDINLPENARCFWIK, from the coding sequence ATGAAGCAAAGAGTGTTTATTGATGGAGGGAAAATCAAAATATATCCACCGATCATTGAGGTTGTGAAGCCATTGATGCGACAGCTCGGTCAGAAGATTCATATTGAAAGCATCCGGCATCCATCGTTTTATGTTCCGCTATTTCAAAAAGCCAGGAAATTTCTAGTCGGTGTTTCATTGGACCAGGTCAAAAAAATGACAATGGAGCAGCTATGGCAGATCCATGATTCCGGGAAATATTACAACCATGGAATCTCAATTCTTGACCTCAAAATCGAAATATGTAAGCGGTTCTACGAAAATTGCGAGTTGTGTGGGCATCTCTGTAAAGTCAACAGATATCAAGGTAAAGGTAAATGCGGAGTGGGTGTTGAGACATATTACGATTACTGGGGATCCTTGATTGGTGAAGAATCCGTTATCAATCCTGCCGCCGGCATTGCTCTTTGGGGTTGCACCTGGAATTGTTCATTTTGCCATGCGTCAGATTACCTTAATATCAATAACGGCAGAAAAGAGGGAAAGCTGATGGGTCCGGAAATATGGAAAGAGATTGATTATAGAAATTGCCAGACAATTGAATTTAACGCTGCTGGTGATCCAACGCCGCATTTGCTGTCAATCCTTAGTGTCTTAAATCAGGCTCCAGGTAGTATGAATCACCCAATAGTATGGAGTAGCAACAGCTATGCAACCCAAAGTGTCTGGAAACTATTAGATGGAATTGCCGATGTCTTTTTGGTGGATGTTAAATTCGGAAATGATAGCTGTGCTCATTCTCTTGCAGGTTGTTTGAATCATAATTATTTCACTAAAGAAACCTTGGAATGTCTGGACAAACTTCCTGGGAAAAAGATTATACGCTGGCTTCTTTTGCCTGGTCATGTCGACTGTTGCGGACAGGAAATCGTAAAAATGCTTTCCAGTCATGACTTTTATGTCAGCCTGCTGGATGATTTTCAGGATGATCATAAAATGGTTTTCAAGAGGAAAAATACCGAGGATGAAATATCCAGGGCAAAAGATTTAATCAAACGATACGGGCTGAAAGATATCAACCTTCCAGAAAATGCCAGGTGTTTCTGGATTAAATGA